A stretch of the Bacteroidota bacterium genome encodes the following:
- a CDS encoding cysteine desulfurase yields MKIYFDNAATTALDKEVLDAMLPYMTEHFGNPSSIHSFGRKTRAAIEGARKIVAKSLNVSPSEIFFTSGGTEADNMAIRCSIHDLGIKHAITSKIEHHAVLHTLETLEHEGLIKLSFVNTTPNGHIDLNHLDQLLSQNERTFVSLMHANNEIGNLISLEKVGEICAKYDAIFHSDTVQTMGHYEMDLQKVNVHFVTCAAHKFHGPKGVGFLYVNSKIKINPLIYGGAQERNMRGGTENLYGIVGLGKAMEIAMRDLHAHQQHITELKTYFVEQLKASIPGVEFNGSCLDNCLYTVLNVRLPHTDKAEMLLFDLDIKGISASGGSACTSGSDVGSHVLRGIGADVTRPSVRFSFSKYNTKAEVDVAVNALKEIYGVKVPVTN; encoded by the coding sequence ATGAAAATTTATTTCGACAATGCCGCTACTACTGCACTTGATAAAGAAGTGTTGGATGCGATGCTGCCATACATGACCGAGCATTTCGGGAATCCTTCTTCCATCCATTCTTTTGGAAGAAAAACTCGTGCTGCCATTGAAGGCGCTCGTAAAATTGTAGCCAAATCATTAAATGTTTCGCCTTCTGAAATCTTTTTTACTTCCGGAGGAACCGAAGCCGATAACATGGCCATTCGTTGCAGCATTCATGATCTTGGAATTAAACATGCCATAACTAGTAAAATTGAGCACCATGCCGTTTTGCATACCTTGGAAACATTAGAGCATGAAGGCTTAATTAAATTGAGCTTTGTGAATACGACTCCCAATGGTCATATCGACTTAAATCACCTCGACCAATTGCTAAGTCAAAATGAACGAACATTCGTTTCGTTGATGCATGCAAACAATGAAATCGGGAACCTGATTTCTTTGGAAAAAGTGGGTGAGATTTGCGCAAAATACGATGCTATTTTTCATTCGGATACTGTTCAAACCATGGGACATTATGAAATGGATTTACAAAAAGTAAATGTTCATTTTGTAACCTGTGCGGCTCATAAGTTTCACGGACCCAAAGGTGTTGGCTTTTTGTATGTCAACAGCAAAATAAAAATCAATCCATTGATTTATGGTGGTGCGCAAGAACGCAACATGCGTGGTGGAACCGAAAATTTATACGGCATTGTAGGATTAGGCAAAGCAATGGAAATTGCAATGCGTGATTTGCATGCACACCAACAACACATCACTGAATTAAAAACCTATTTTGTAGAACAACTCAAAGCAAGCATTCCCGGTGTTGAATTTAATGGGTCTTGTTTGGACAATTGTTTATATACCGTTTTAAATGTGCGTTTGCCGCATACGGATAAAGCAGAAATGTTGCTGTTTGACTTGGATATTAAAGGAATTTCTGCTTCAGGTGGAAGTGCTTGCACCTCCGGTAGCGATGTTGGATCTCATGTATTGCGCGGCATTGGTGCCGATGTAACACGTCCATCGGTTCGTTTTTCATTTAGCAAATACAATACAAAAGCAGAAGTGGATGTAGCGGTAAATGCCTTGAAAGAAATTTATGGCGTAAAGGTTCCTGTGACCAATTAA
- the glmM gene encoding phosphoglucosamine mutase, giving the protein MTLIKSISGIRGTIGGKPGEGLSPIDIVKFTAAYATFIAKNAKKKTIKIVVGRDARISGEMVNNLVLGTLQGMGVDVVDIGLSTTPTVEIAVPEEAADGGIILTASHNPKQWNALKLLNAKGEFINEQDGEEVLQIADTEGYTFVDVNALGKVTKNDTYFQKHIDKILALSIVDVEAIKKADFKVVIDCVNSTGGIVLPQLLKALGVNQIVELYCDPTGEFPHNPEPLPENLRDIAKAVKKEGADVGIVVDPDVDRLALVCEDGEMFGEEYTLVACAEYVLNKRSPSEKASGKKGNTVSNLSSTRALRDVTEKHNGKYSASAVGEVNVVKMMKETDAIIGGEGNGGIILPELHYGRDALVGIALFLSHLAKYGKSCSMLRSTYPDYHISKNKIELTPDIDVDAILENIQKKYAKQPINTIDGVKIEFDKEWVHLRRSNTEAIIRIYSESESETTADNLAKKIMADIREFIKMQQITA; this is encoded by the coding sequence ATGACATTAATTAAATCAATTTCAGGAATCAGAGGAACCATTGGCGGTAAACCCGGTGAAGGATTAAGTCCGATTGATATAGTGAAATTTACAGCCGCATATGCTACTTTTATTGCGAAAAACGCAAAAAAGAAAACCATAAAAATTGTGGTTGGAAGAGATGCCCGCATTTCCGGTGAAATGGTTAACAATCTGGTATTGGGGACTTTGCAAGGAATGGGCGTTGATGTGGTTGACATTGGTTTGTCCACAACACCTACCGTTGAAATTGCTGTACCTGAAGAAGCTGCTGATGGAGGAATTATTTTAACAGCCAGTCATAATCCCAAACAATGGAATGCGTTAAAACTATTGAATGCCAAAGGTGAATTCATCAATGAGCAGGATGGAGAAGAGGTTCTGCAAATTGCTGATACAGAAGGATACACCTTTGTGGATGTGAATGCTTTGGGGAAAGTAACGAAGAATGATACCTATTTTCAAAAACACATCGATAAAATTTTAGCCTTATCCATAGTGGATGTGGAAGCGATTAAAAAAGCGGATTTCAAAGTGGTGATTGATTGTGTGAATTCAACCGGTGGAATTGTGCTTCCTCAATTGTTAAAAGCGTTGGGCGTGAATCAGATTGTGGAATTGTACTGCGACCCAACAGGAGAATTTCCGCATAACCCGGAACCTTTGCCTGAAAATTTAAGAGACATTGCCAAAGCTGTTAAAAAAGAAGGTGCAGATGTTGGAATTGTTGTCGACCCGGATGTTGACCGTTTGGCCTTGGTTTGTGAAGACGGTGAAATGTTTGGCGAAGAATATACTTTGGTGGCTTGTGCCGAATATGTATTAAATAAAAGAAGTCCGTCAGAAAAAGCTTCCGGCAAAAAAGGAAATACCGTTTCGAATTTATCATCCACTCGTGCTTTGCGCGATGTGACAGAGAAGCACAACGGCAAATACAGTGCTTCGGCAGTAGGGGAAGTGAATGTGGTGAAAATGATGAAAGAAACCGATGCCATCATTGGTGGTGAAGGAAATGGAGGAATCATTTTACCGGAATTGCATTATGGAAGAGATGCCTTGGTGGGCATTGCTTTGTTTTTGTCACATTTGGCGAAATACGGAAAAAGCTGTTCGATGCTCCGTTCCACCTATCCGGATTATCACATCTCAAAAAATAAAATTGAGCTGACACCGGACATAGATGTGGATGCGATTTTGGAAAACATTCAAAAGAAATACGCCAAACAACCAATCAATACGATTGATGGTGTGAAGATTGAGTTTGATAAAGAATGGGTGCATTTGCGCAGATCAAATACAGAAGCAATTATTCGAATTTATTCGGAAAGTGAAAGTGAAACCACTGCAGATAATCTGGCGAAAAAAATAATGGCAGATATCCGTGAATTCATAAAAATGCAGCAAATTACTGCTTAG
- a CDS encoding DUF3808 domain-containing protein codes for MSEEFGENENKGAQYTLILVDRFEEMITNNKQYFFDAEELEEVIDYYFEKNNSKRALAAIEFAIGQYPFSTVFLLRKAQILAATNQSQKALEILSYVESIEPSNTELYMTKGSIYSQMGLTDQAIENYKKAAENSEELDEIYLAMAFEFENTAKFDDAIYYLKKALAANPENEVALYELAFCYELNGQSEESVKYYSDFVDKHPYTATAWFNLGVSYNRLGMYEKAIDAYDYCIAIQDDFASAYFNKANSLANLNRLDEAIEVYKDTLKVEDPDAITFYYIGECYEKKEDFDHALVYYNKAIKLNPQLADAWLGIAIVLDSQSNSAEALHYAKKAIELDKTNAEYWYIYGELQQKMQFYEDAENSFKKVIELDPDNAEIWLDYANLLFEQENKNGSLEILAEGIKHHPQNAELHYRISACLMSIGQKQEALSFLQNALKLNYEKHNELFDYLPQLKENSSITDLIESYKK; via the coding sequence ATGAGTGAAGAATTTGGAGAAAACGAGAATAAAGGCGCACAATATACCCTCATATTGGTGGATCGCTTTGAGGAAATGATTACCAACAACAAACAATATTTTTTTGATGCGGAAGAATTAGAAGAGGTGATTGATTATTATTTTGAAAAAAACAATTCCAAACGGGCTTTAGCTGCTATTGAGTTTGCAATTGGACAATATCCCTTTTCAACCGTTTTCTTGTTGAGAAAAGCTCAAATTCTGGCAGCTACCAACCAAAGCCAAAAAGCCTTAGAAATATTATCGTACGTTGAAAGCATTGAACCTTCCAACACGGAACTATATATGACCAAAGGTTCTATATATAGTCAAATGGGATTAACCGACCAGGCCATCGAAAATTATAAAAAAGCTGCCGAAAATTCGGAAGAGCTTGATGAAATCTATTTGGCAATGGCTTTCGAATTCGAAAATACCGCTAAGTTTGATGATGCCATCTACTATCTCAAAAAAGCTTTGGCTGCCAATCCTGAAAATGAAGTGGCTTTGTATGAACTTGCTTTTTGCTACGAGTTAAACGGCCAATCGGAAGAAAGCGTAAAATATTATTCCGATTTTGTTGACAAACATCCATATACTGCTACAGCCTGGTTCAACCTGGGCGTTTCGTACAACCGCTTGGGTATGTATGAAAAAGCAATTGATGCCTACGATTATTGCATTGCTATACAAGATGATTTTGCATCGGCTTATTTTAACAAAGCCAATTCTCTTGCAAATTTAAACCGTTTGGATGAAGCCATTGAAGTGTATAAAGACACACTTAAAGTGGAAGATCCGGATGCCATCACCTTTTATTACATTGGCGAATGTTATGAGAAAAAAGAAGATTTTGATCATGCATTGGTTTATTATAACAAAGCCATTAAATTGAACCCACAACTGGCTGATGCTTGGTTGGGGATTGCCATTGTATTAGACTCGCAAAGCAACAGTGCGGAAGCTTTACACTATGCTAAAAAAGCAATTGAGCTGGATAAAACAAATGCAGAATATTGGTACATCTATGGGGAATTGCAACAAAAAATGCAGTTTTATGAAGATGCGGAAAACTCCTTCAAAAAAGTAATTGAACTGGATCCCGACAATGCTGAAATCTGGTTGGATTATGCCAACTTGTTGTTTGAGCAAGAAAATAAAAACGGCTCGCTGGAAATTTTGGCGGAAGGAATTAAACACCATCCTCAAAATGCAGAATTGCATTACCGCATCTCTGCCTGCTTAATGAGCATCGGACAAAAACAAGAAGCATTGAGCTTTTTGCAAAATGCATTAAAATTAAATTACGAAAAACACAACGAATTGTTCGACTACTTGCCGCAATTAAAAGAGAACTCAAGTATTACCGATTTGATTGAATCGTATAAGAAGTAA
- a CDS encoding phosphosulfolactate synthase, with protein MNFDLPYIPERQSKPRSKGLTMMMDKGLSIRQAEDFLSVSGHLTDIIKLGFGTSYVTPNLEQKIKMYRDAGMKVYVGGTLFEAFIVRNMFDDYMKLLDKLKLDCAEVSDGSIVMAHDKKCEYINKLSKNFTVFSEVGSKEAGIIIHPAMWISMMNKELQAGSWKVIAEARESGNVGIYRANGSAHTLLINKILAKVDRDSILWEAPIKAQQVWFLKLLGSNVNLGNISYDDVIPLETLRLGLRGDTFFSHLPAELKQTNE; from the coding sequence ATGAACTTTGATTTACCATACATTCCCGAACGTCAATCGAAACCCCGCAGCAAAGGGTTAACCATGATGATGGACAAAGGTTTGAGCATCCGACAAGCAGAAGATTTTTTGTCGGTTAGCGGACATTTAACTGACATCATCAAACTGGGGTTTGGTACTTCGTATGTGACTCCAAACTTGGAACAAAAAATAAAAATGTACCGCGATGCTGGAATGAAAGTATATGTTGGCGGAACGTTGTTCGAAGCATTTATTGTACGCAACATGTTTGATGATTACATGAAACTGCTCGACAAATTAAAACTGGATTGTGCTGAAGTATCGGATGGTTCCATCGTAATGGCGCACGATAAAAAATGCGAATACATCAACAAACTTTCTAAAAACTTTACGGTCTTTTCGGAAGTAGGTTCCAAAGAAGCAGGCATCATCATTCATCCTGCGATGTGGATTTCGATGATGAACAAAGAATTGCAAGCCGGCTCCTGGAAAGTGATTGCTGAAGCCCGCGAAAGCGGAAACGTTGGTATTTATCGTGCCAATGGAAGCGCACACACCTTATTGATCAATAAAATTTTAGCAAAAGTAGACCGCGACAGCATTTTATGGGAAGCACCCATCAAAGCACAACAGGTATGGTTTTTAAAATTATTAGGCTCCAATGTAAACTTGGGAAACATTTCCTACGATGATGTGATTCCATTAGAAACATTGCGCTTAGGCTTACGTGGCGACACCTTTTTTAGCCACTTACCTGCTGAATTGAAACAAACGAATGAATAA